One genomic window of Branchiostoma floridae strain S238N-H82 chromosome 4, Bfl_VNyyK, whole genome shotgun sequence includes the following:
- the LOC118413974 gene encoding uncharacterized protein LOC118413974 isoform X1 → MLFAYTAVIILMVTTPNGLTDALDCLECTSTDESSLCASDPWNGAEISACPEGYNRCMTVRLDLNGNLTISRACATPENCSAPNPCWGALGSCSVNRQLYCCNTDVCNDHLTRPITDSAEEIPMTTSPTQTLIGDDLAGTTISATPSGVAVTGGGTCSIFGGVLSFSLPLAVLIITKP, encoded by the exons ATGTTGTTCGCCTACACTGCTGTGATAATTCTCATGGTTACCACGCCCA ATGGGTTAACAGATGCCTTGGACTGCCTGGAGTGCACCAGTACGGACGAGAGCTCGCTCTGTGCCAGCGATCCGTGGAACGGTGCAGAGATATCCGCCTGTCCGGAAGGTTATAACAGGTGCATG ACCGTCAGACTGGACCTGAACGGCAACTTGACGATCTCCCGGGCATGCGCTACCCCCGAGAACTGCTCGGCTCCCAACCCGTGCTGGGGAGCGCTCGGGTCCTGCTCCGTCAACAGGCAGCTCTACTGCTGTAACACCGACGTCTGCAACGACCACCTCACACGACCAATCACAGACTCAGCTGAGGAGATCCCGATGACGACATCACCAACTCAGACCCTGATTGGTGATGATTTGGCTGGTACAACGATCAGTGCCACACCCTCTGGAGTGGCAGTCACCGGAGGAGGGACCTGCAGTATCTTTGGCGGAGTCTTGTCGTTTTCACTCCCACTTGCTGTCCTGATCATCACGAAACCGTAA
- the LOC118413974 gene encoding uncharacterized protein LOC118413974 isoform X2, translating into MRRVAVLAVLCALLLRVSALRCWECRSRGEHTRCEYRPGLVARTTQCTDRETRCLTSKAKSNGHVTVVRGCATPARGILSDCDGVTGNCSNQQYCCAFDMGNDEFSATVTMETTILTTLRDEEDQTETVTSDPGRKAPKIGVVMGNAGQRVVREFGLIVACYCVLLMTSW; encoded by the exons ATGAGGCGGGTTGCGGTGCTAGCGGTGCTGTGCGCGCTGTTGTTAC GCGTGTCGGCTCTGCGGTGCTGGGAGTGCCGGTCCCGGGGAGAACACACCCGGTGTGAGTACCGGCCCGGCCTGGTGGCCAGGACCACGCAGTGCACGGACAGGGAGACTCGATGTCTG ACCTCCAAAGCCAAGTCTAACGGCCACGTGACTGTTGTGCGCGGGTGCGCCACGCCTGCGCGTGGCATCCTGTCCGACTGTGACGGTGTGACGGGAAACTGCTCCAACCAGCAGTACTGCTGCGCCTTCGACATGGGCAACGACGAGTTCTCAGCAAccgttaccatggaaaccacAATTCTCACCACCCTGCGTGATGAGGAGGACCAAACCGAAACCGTCACATCCGACCCCGGGCGGAAGGCGCCGAAGATTGGCGTCGTCATGGGGAACGCAGGACAACGCGTCGTTCGTGAATTCGGACTCATTGTAGCGTGTTATTGTGTtcttttgatgacgtcatggtga
- the LOC118413932 gene encoding protein O-glucosyltransferase 2-like, with amino-acid sequence MGFSRSEIISLVLASIVLGVLPLRDPVTGYERERVVCPGKSTVWGPGLESNFVVPARWFYIQATDTNGENFTYSPGDKAFRVSISPTGGGRARVWVQKLDRQDGTFLVRYKMFDSYDGLKIEVFSGDEPVADSPYLLPGRVYHENCYCPQQDHQKWEADMQCPSAFPQIERDLEIFPKINLNRVSKEAVDRFGTHHSLCHYTVKDNKIHRKCHGQHTGFKMFMDATLHSITRKVRIPDIEFFVNLGDWPLEKRQVKDGPLPILSWCGSEETRDIVMPTYDLTESTLETMGRVSLDMLSVQGNTGPRWVNKTEQALWRGRDSRRERLNLVDLGRKYPDLIDAALTNFFFFRDEEAKYGPKVQHISFFDFFKYKYQLNIDGTVAAYRLPYLLAGDSAVFKHESVYYEHFYSDLEPYVHYIPFRKDLTDLVPKIRWAKRNDDDARQIAENGREYARKNLLANSIFCYYERLFREYASRQVDQPQVREGMEEVPQPTETACRLCDRIDSKHDNRDEL; translated from the coding sequence ATGGGATTTTCACGATCGGAGATCATCTCGCTCGTGCTGGCAAGCATCGTGCTGGGCGTTCTCCCCTTACGGGACCCTGTGACGGGATACGAGCGGGAGAGAGTCGTGTGCCCCGGCAAGAGCACCGTATGGGGGCCCGGCCTTGAGTCAAATTTCGTGGTCCCGGCGCGATGGTTTTACATCCAGGCTACAGATACTAATGGCGAGAACTTCACCTACTCTCCCGGGGACAAGGCGTTCAGGGTCAGCATCTCACCTACCGGCGGCGGCAGGGCCCGTGTGTGGGTGCAGAAACTGGATCGACAGGACGGCACTTTTCTCGTACGGTACAAAATGTTCGATAGTTATGACGGTCTGAAGATAGAGGTGTTCAGCGGGGACGAACCGGTGGCGGACTCTCCCTACCTCCTGCCCGGTCGCGTGTACCACGAGAACTGCTACTGTCCCCAACAGGACCACCAGAAGTGGGAAGCCGACATGCAGTGCCCCTCGGCCTTTCCCCAGATCGAACGTGATCTAGAAATATTCCCCAAAATTAATCTAAACCGGGTCTCCAAGGAAGCTGTGGACCGGTTCGGCACCCACCACAGTCTCTGTCACTACACGGTCAAGGACAACAAAATCCACCGGAAGTGTCACGGACAACACACCGGGTTTAAGATGTTTATGGACGCCACGTTGCACTCCATAACTCGGAAAGTGCGGATCCCGGACATTGAGTTTTTCGTGAACCTCGGGGACTGGCCGCTGGAGAAGAGACAGGTTAAAGACGGGCCGCTGCCGATTTTGTCGTGGTGCGGGTCCGAGGAAACACGGGATATCGTCATGCCCACCTACGACCTGACGGAGTCCACCCTGGAGACCATGGGGAGGGTGAGTCTGGACATGCTGTCCGTACAGGGGAACACCGGCCCCAGGTGGGTGAACAAGACGGAGCAGGCGCTGTGGCGCGGCAGGGACAGCCGCAGGGAGAGGCTCAACCTGGTGGACCTCGGCCGCAAGTATCCCGACCTCATCGACGCCGCCCTCAccaacttcttcttctttcgcgACGAGGAAGCCAAGTACGGGCCGAAGGTGCAGCATATCTCCTTCTTCGACTTCTTTAAGTATAAGTACCAGCTGAACATTGACGGCACGGTCGCCGCGTACCGCCTCCCGTACCTGCTGGCCGGGGACAGCGCTGTGTTCAAGCACGAGTCTGTGTACTACGAACACTTCTACAGCGACCTGGAGCCGTACGTGCATTATATTCCCTTCAGGAAGGACCTCACAGACTTGGTCCCGAAGATACGATGGGCGAAGAGAAACGACGACGACGCTCGGCAGATCGCCGAAAACGGCCGGGAATACGCGAGGAAAAACCTGCTGGCCAACAGCATCTTCTGCTACTACGAGAGGCTATTCCGGGAGTACGCCAGCCGACAGGTGGACCAGCCGCAGGTGCGGGAGGGGATGGAGGAGGTACCGCAGCCGACAGAGACCGCCTGTCGTCTCTGCGACAGGATCGACAGCAAACACGACAATCGCGACGAGCTCTAA
- the LOC118413949 gene encoding eukaryotic translation initiation factor 3 subunit M-like encodes MSCCPAFIDLPEEEQIIELRKYLKTTGAEISEENSGGEWITDLMQVIDATETCWKSADEAQVEGFFTSVLSLVFIVPTAKIDEVVLSLCEKVVKGGDKMKELRLRILNNLYNGVDERSPVRYNVYCAMVKLAGQTNSVDCINTNLEEVQKWMKLWNLDTEKRVNLLRRLLEAFLECKQSETASKAMVELLRSYTEDNASQARDDAHRCIVHHLAQKDMYLVDHLLVLKPIKFLEGELIHDLLTIFVRGSLHNYMEFCKSNPDYIEKLGLSHELCIEKMRFLTFLSMASDNKEIMFDTMEQQLNLTADEVEAFLIDVVRTQLVQASIDQIQRKIVIRWSQHRTFGRQQWQQLRDMLERWRENLGTVRNNLQQLTPAS; translated from the exons ATGAGCTGCTGTCCCGCCTTCATAGACCTCCCAGAGGAGGAACAG ATAATAGAACTCAGGAAGTACCTGAAGACGACAGGTGCTGAGATCTCGGAGGAGAACTCGGGAGGGGAATGGATCACGGACCTGATGCAGGTCATCGATGCCACAGAAACGTGCTGGAAGTCAGCTGATGAAGCAC AGGTGGAGGGTTTCTTCACCAGTGTCCTGTCACTGGTCTTTATCGTCCCCACTGCCAAGATTGACGAGGTTGTCCTGTCCTTGTGTGAGAAGGTGGTGAAGGGAGGAGACAAGATGAAGGAGCTCAGGCTTAGAAT CTTGAACAACTTGTACAACGGTGTTGATGAGAGGTCCCCTGTCAGGTACAATGTGTACTGCGCCATGGTCAAACTCGCAGGACAGACCAACAGTGTGGACTGTATCAACACCAACCTGGAGGAG GTTCAGAAGTGGATGAAGCTGTGGAACCTGGACACAGAGAAGAGGGTGAACCTGCTCAGGCGACTGCTGGAGGCTTTCCTGGAGTGTAAACAAAG TGAAACTGCCAGTAAGGCCATGGTGGAGCTGTTGAGAAGTTACACAGAGGACAACGCCTCTCAGGCCAGGGACGATGCACACAG GTGTATAGTACATCACCTGGCCCAGAAGGACATGTACCTGGTGGACCACCTGCTGGTTCTCAAACCCATCAAGTTTCTGGAGGGAGAACTCATCCATGAT CTGCTGACCATATTTGTAAGAGGGAGTCTTCACAACTACATGGAGTTCTGCAAGTCCAACCCAGACTATATTGAAAAGCTTG GTCTGTCCCATGAGCTGTGTATAGAGAAGATGCGTTTCCTGACGTTCCTGTCAATGGCCTCTGACAACAAGGAGATCATGTTTGATACGATGGAGCAACAACTCAACCTGACAGCAGACGAGGTGGAGGCATTCCTCATCGATG TCGTGCGTACTCAACTGGTGCAGGCGTCCATCGACCAGATCCAGCGTAAGATCGTTATCCGCTGGTCGCAGCACCGCACGTTCGGCCGGCAGCAGTGGCAGCAGTTACGCGACATGTTGGAGCGGTGGAGGGAAAACCTGGGCACGGTCCGGAACAACCTCCAGCAACTCACTCCGGCGTCGTAG
- the LOC118413947 gene encoding leucine-rich repeat-containing protein 15-like, with product MVHTRTMSCLLVLSLAVLTRVVAALDCAPQCRCYGNTTDCSHGVLTEFPRIQLIPSSTEILLMNYNRISEVRRSPRLPNLLELNLEDNSITGLTRLGIFIHNPNLQVLRLGGNVISTVPASAFLWLSQLVRLFLNRNTIETITAFGSNSFVGSLKMLDLQDNKLTSIGIGTFTGVSLLTELNLSSNNISTIEDGSFSHLKELRVLYLHSNHIGALNDATFLGMPALTRLTLGHNKIQTLPDMTFTGSTNLEFLDLSFNDISTVPRTAFSGLYNLTTLLLDRNNISSIEDGAFGDLVKLQSLVLRDNALHNMSASTFTTPDLLELDLAENSLAAVRREDFARLTKLKYLHLHGNVITRVEDGSFANLNNLLVLEIFGNRLTSVSAATFEGTQ from the exons ATGGTCCACACAAGAACAATGTCTTGTCTGTTAGTGCTTTCGCTCGCTGTCCTGACCAGAGTTGTGGCTGCCCTTGACTGCGCACCCCAGTGCCGATGTTACGGTAACACCACCGACTGCAGCCACGGTGTCCTTACGGAGTTTCCTCGGATTCAACTCATACCCTCTTCTACAGAAATCCTTCTGATGAATTATAATCGGATTTCAGAGGTGAGACGTAGTCCTCGGCTTCCTAACCTACTGGAACTGAACCTGGAAGATAACTCCATCACTGGCTTAACACGCCTCGGAATTTTCATTCACAATCCCAACCTTCAGGTTCTCCGGTTAGGAGGGAACGTGATCTCTACTGTACCCGCTTCGGCTTTCCTTTGGCTGAGCCAACTTGTGAGACTTTTCTTAAATAGAAATACCATCGAAACAATAACTGCGTTTGGAAGTAATTCCTTCGTTGGCAGCTTGAAGATGCTCGACTTACAGGACAACAAGCTCACCTCCATCGGCATCGGGACTTTCACGGGAGTCTCGCTTCTTACGGAGCTCAACCTCTCGTCTAATAACATCTCAACGATAGAAGACGGGAGCTTCAGTCACCTCAAGGAGCTACGCGTCCTGTACCTGCATTCAAATCATATCGGCGCGTTGAACGATGCAACCTTCCTGGGGATGCCAGCCTTGACTCGTCTGACCTTGGGCCACAACAAGATTCAGACTCTGCCTGATATGACCTTCACCGGCTCCACAAACCTGGAGTTTCTGGACCTGTCATTTAACGACATCTCCACAGTCCCGCGGACAGCGTTCTCTGGACTGTACAATCTTACCACATTGCTCCTGGACAGGAACAACATCAGCTCTATCGAGGACGGAGCGTTTGGTGACCTGGTCAAGCTGCAGTCGTTGGTCCTGAGAGACAATGCGCTACACAACATGTCGGCATCGACTTTCACCACTCCGGACCTATTG GAGCTGGACCTGGCTGAGAACAGTCTCGCGGCTGTCCGGAGGGAGGATTTCGCCAGGCTGACAAAACTGAAGTATCTTCATCTGCAT GGTAACGTCATCACACGTGTGGAGGACGGCTCATTCGCCAATCTTAACAACCTTCTTGTGCTGGAAATTTTTGGGAACCGTCTGACTAGTGTGTCAGCTGCAACATTTGAAGGTACACAATAG
- the LOC118413930 gene encoding uncharacterized protein LOC118413930, whose product MGGSNSIESFPDDTFWHLPKLASLGLLGLPLVSISDAVLSPLQSLKSIALSGSSLRSVPALPVSLESLTIQNNSQMLREIRLGDFTTLPRSGTGNHLPLPNLVTLNLQNSGLQRIHPFAFATLPALRDLDLSSNDFQSISSVDPDAFGNLTTLLTLKIDRVTTWSPRVFRHLPCLQTVTLGTWFTCNCDVLDLGKWINQTVVNFEPSPPTCRSPSRLRGRYLETLREEDVGGTCPTTTVPPATEPAVQICPTTSPSPTMAPPSQGSSSVATPKSPVSASTIVGQTGPCVGPSGVTVQNVKDSRAEVKWAHGGSPDLTGFAIQYKPIGENSWSTTQQVHLTSRSYRIWDLLPNTPYIACVIVFCNDVKLMEPEVSHCQHFTTGKAAPVSQTAAGGLPQAAVVGLAVGVPLSLIILGLVGVIFLKMKGRSSPSHVDGRAADQPHQQDGPADSAEAHRDATVDPPYNKINDDRRPSQENPYMNPEPLTGRGASSITSCYLELPGVNNTQESIAMTDNVYNKVNDTGSEQEPSASQDEDNVYISIVG is encoded by the exons ATGGGAGGCAGTAACAGTATTGAGAGCTTTCCTGACGACACGTTCTGGCACCTTCCGAAGCTCGCTAGTTTAGGCCTACTCGGCCTCCCACTCGTGAGCATCAGTGACGCTGTGCTGTCACCCCTACAAAGCTTAAAAAGT ATTGCTTTATCAGGCTCCAGTCTGAGGTCTGTACCGGCTCTGCCCGTTTCCTTGGAGTCACTAACGATACAGAACAATAGCCAGATGCTGAGGGAAATCCGCTTGGGAGATTTCACAACGCTTCCCCGATCAG GTACAGGAAATCACCTCCCACTCCCAAACCTGGTCACCTTAAACCTTCAGAATTCTGGACTGCAAAGGATCCACCCGTTTGCTTTCGCGACGTTACCGGCATTGAGAGATCTAGATCTGTCCAG CAATGACTTCCAAAGCATTTCCTCAGTTGATCCGGACGCATTCGGTAACCTGACGACTCTGCTAACTCTGAAGATTGACAGAGTGACGACCTGGTCACCGC gtgtatTTCGGCATCTCCCTTGCCTCCAAACCGTAACCTTGGGAACATGGTTCACCTGCAACTGTGACGTGCTCGATCTCGGGAAATGGATAAACCAAACGG TCGTGAACTTCGAACCAAGTCCACCAACCTGTAGGAGTCCAAGCAGGTTGCGAGGGCGTTACCTGGAAACCCTACGCGAAGAGGACGTAGGGGGGACGTGTCCAACGACAACCGTTCCACCGGCAACAGAACCCGCGGTGCAGATCTG CCCAACAACCTCTCCATCACCAACGATGGCACCTCCTTCCCAAGGTTCTTCCTCCGTGGCAACTCCAAAGTCGCCTGTTTCAGCTTCTACAATTGTAGGACAAACAGGCCCGTGTGTTGGCCCATCGGGCGTCACGGTACAGAATGTAAAAGACTCTCGTGCTGAGGTTAAATGGGCCCATGGTGGAAGTCCGGATCTGACAGGATTCGCTATTCAATACAAACCCATAGGAGAGAACTCATGGAGCACAACACAACAGGTTCATTTGACCAGCCGTTCCTACCGCATATGGGACCTTCTCCCTAATACCCCCTACATAGCCTGCGTGATTGTTTTCTGCAATGATGTCAAGCTCATGGAACCAGAAGTATCCCATTGTCAGCATTTCACAACGGGAAAGGCAGCGCCTGTGTCACAAACAGCAGCCGGTGGGCTGCCACAAGCAGCAGTTGTGGGCCTGGCCGTCGGAGTGCCCCTGTCACTCATCATCCTGGGGCTGGTGGGCGTCATCTTCCTGAAGATGAAAGGACGCTCCTCTCCCAGTCACGTGGACGGACGCGCGGCCGATCAACCTCACCAACAG GACGGGCCGGCCGACTCAGCGGAAGCTCACCGTGATGCCACAGTCGATCCTCCATACAACAAAATCAACGACGATCGGCGCCCAAGTCAGGAGAACCCCTACATGAACCCCGAGCCCCTGACAGGACGAGGAGCCTCCAGCATAACAAGTTGCTATCTTGAGTTACCTGGTGTGAACAACACTCAAGAATCAATTGCGATGACCGACAACGTCTACAACAAAGTCAATGATACCGGCTCTGAACAAGAACCAAGTGCGTCGCAGGACGAGGACAATGTTTATATCAGTATCGTCGGCTAG